Part of the Pseudobdellovibrionaceae bacterium genome is shown below.
ACTTCACTGAGGCGCCGCTTCGAGTCAATCAAGGATCTATTGTGCCCGTCCCGGCAGCCAGCGGAAACGTGTACACCTTTCATAATTTTGGGCTCGGTCTTTCTATTATATCTCCTGATTTTGAAAACTACATTGGCGTGGTTGAAAGTGATGATCAATCCAGTAGCTTTCTGAACTTGAATGATTCTTCACTTTGGGTGGGCGGCAACTTGGCATTGAACCTCACTCACCAAACCAGCGTGGGCATCACCATTTATTACACTTCTCGCACATTTAACCGCTCGGTGACAGATCAACTCACCTCGGGATCCGATTCTGTGGTCACCAACGAAGAGAAAGTTTTAAAAGATAATTCGTTGGTCTACATGCTCGGCGGGTACCACCAACTGGGCAAAAACTGGTCCACAGGTATCAGCCTGCGATTTCCCTCGCTGCCGGTGAGCGGCAGCGCTGACTACTATCGATCCGTCATCAGCACCACATCTGGCGCCAGCACGCCGGTGAGCTTTAAGCATGTGAGGGCGCAAAGTTTAATCCCGGCAAAGGTGACCTGGGGGATAGGGTATGAAGAAAAAAAGAAAATGACTGTGGGTTTTGATTTAAGCTACTACGCCCCCCTCACCTACAGCGATGTGGAAGAAGAACTTGCCAGCGATACCTTTTATTTTCGTGACACTTGGAACATCAACGCCGGACTTGAGTACTATATTGAACCCTGGATCAGTCTGCGAGGTGGTTTTTTCACCAACCTCTCCTCACAGGTGAAAATCCCAGACAACCCCACTCGCCGCTTTGGGGACCACATTGATATGTTGGGCTTCACTACCAATATTGGTCTGCATACGAGTGATCTGACCACTGTCACCCTCGGTGGTTACTACAATGGGGGCCGCGGTTACTCCACCCAAGAAGTGGGACAACAATTTAAAAAGGTTGAAAAAAGTGTTCAGACCTTTTCTTTTTTAGTGGGCACTTCGTTTAATTTTTAGCGCAGATAGGGGTGGTTTATTTCGTCAAAAAACCAGATGGCCGGATCCCATGAGCCAAACACAGCACTGCTGGAGGAATAAAAATAGCTTGATTGCGGTACGCCTGTGCCGTGACTGAAATTCACTGCGGCACCACCACCTGTATTCTCATAGACTGAACTTTGATCGAAGGCCGAATTGACCACTGTTGCACCTACTGCAACCAACCCAACGATGGGGCCCACTTTATTTGAGGATGAAACACCAGACACATCGGCACGTGACCATGAATCTGAAACAATACCGCTTGAAAACTGATTGTACCCCACAACTCCACCCACTTGATCCCCTCCAGCACTCATGACCTGCCCCACTACATACACCCGCCGAATCTCGGCCCCTCCATTGTAACCCGCGACACCACCCACTTGATAATTATCTGACCAAACATATCCATCAAAAAAACTATCCGCAATCAGGGCTGCCGAGGAATTTTCACCGACTAGTCCGCCTGTGCGATACGACCCATTCACATAAGCATTCACAGCCGAGACCTGA
Proteins encoded:
- a CDS encoding outer membrane protein transport protein, with protein sequence MKTKLSLILILIFITHPSVAAFYNYNSVMIGSRAAGMGGAFTALTGDPAAVSYYNPANLARMEGSSLSAAVNLYNKYETLFGEQQDFTEAPLRVNQGSIVPVPAASGNVYTFHNFGLGLSIISPDFENYIGVVESDDQSSSFLNLNDSSLWVGGNLALNLTHQTSVGITIYYTSRTFNRSVTDQLTSGSDSVVTNEEKVLKDNSLVYMLGGYHQLGKNWSTGISLRFPSLPVSGSADYYRSVISTTSGASTPVSFKHVRAQSLIPAKVTWGIGYEEKKKMTVGFDLSYYAPLTYSDVEEELASDTFYFRDTWNINAGLEYYIEPWISLRGGFFTNLSSQVKIPDNPTRRFGDHIDMLGFTTNIGLHTSDLTTVTLGGYYNGGRGYSTQEVGQQFKKVEKSVQTFSFLVGTSFNF